The window ATGGCACAAAACCTGTGAAAATTCCGTCTTTGTCAGTAGCGCCCATTGTTATTTCGGGCGCGGCAGTGTCCGGTTTCGTACGATAGTAAATTTTCGCATTTTTGAGTGGCAATCCTGTCAGCGCATCCCGCACAAAAATGCGAACCGGATTCGTCGTCGGCTGGAGGTCAGCAGTGATACTCTGCGCATCAGCAGGCACAATCAATTTCAGCGGTTCAAAACCTTCTTTTTCCAGAAAAATGTCGGCATCGACCGCCGGAATAGAAATTTTGCACGGCGTCACGCGATCAACAGGGTAAGTCTTACCGGACGCGACGAATTTGACGACATTGGCGGCGACTTGTGCGGTGTCCGCAGTTCCGCTCTGACGCGCGAAAATTTGCACTGGTCTATCCATAACCACTGACAGACGAGGAATTTTAACTTTGCCGACATCCAATGTGATCAGTTTGTCATTAAAACCCTCTTTTTTGAAGAGGACTTCGTGAACGCCTCCGGAAAGCGCCAACTTGTAACCCGTGCCCGTTTTCTCCGGCGGGACAATTTTCCCGTCAACGAGACAAGCGACGCTTTCCGGTATCGTGCTAACTTGCACCATCTTGAGCAATTTGCCCAAAACGCGATATTTGTTGACTATTTTCCCGACTCGCTCAAAAGTCCACTGATCAGCACTATTGAAAAACGCCGTGTCAGCCGCAATGTCAATGGTGAGTCCCTCGATTCTGCCAAACTCCGGCAATTCCATGACAAGCTGCAACGGTTTTCCGGCTTCCCACTCGATGGTCGTCGGCGTTTTTTCCGGATAGGGCGCGCCGTTCACAAAAACGATGCTCCCCGGCGGTTCGGAATCCAACTCAATCGTTGATTTGAAATGAAAAATGTAAGTGCGTCCTTTTTCTCCCGCGTCCGCTCCGGCAATTTTCAATTGTCCCTCCCGCGGAATATGCAGCGCCCGCGAAATTGGTGAAAATCCCTCCAGCGACAAAGTCAATCGATGAACCCCGGGCTCGATCGGCGGAATTGTGAGCGGCGTCGTTCCGGAAAGTCGCTGGCCATCAAGATAAACACGCGCGCCCAGTGGGACGGTGACCAAGGTAATTTTTGACGAAAAAAATCGGGTGTAAATGGCTGTACCTAACGGTGAAAGCTGATAGTAAATATCGGCAGTTAGCGCGGCGAGCAAAATGAGCGACATCCCCAACGCCGTGTATTTGAGAAATTTCCGATATTTGTGCGCCGACAATCGCACCACGTCGATGATTGTTTTTTCGCCGTCATCTTCCGTTTCTGCGGCAGCGACTTCCACTAGGTCGGGATCTGCCAATTTCAACGAACGGGCAAATTTCACCTGATCGTCCGTTTTCGCTTTTTTCCCGGCGGCGGTTCGCGCAATGCCCAGCCGTTTTTCCTGCGCGTACTCGGTTTCGATTTCCGTCAAAATTTTGTCCAGATCATCGCCGGCTTTTTTCTCAGCAGCCCCGGAAATCGAGTCAGCGCTTAATTTTGACTTACCATTGCCGGGCGATTTCTGCGATACTTTGGTTTCGCCCTGCCTTTTGTCACTGACCTCTTCCTCTGATGTCGCTGACTTTTTTTCGACGAGAGTTTCGCTTTTTTCCTGCGCGACTGGCGTACTGGAATCTAACTTTTCAAGAAAATCTGACAATTCCTCATCCAGTTCAACGGATGTCGAGTTTTCCATCAGATATTCCACCAAATCCTGATATACACCGTTGGCGCCGTAGTAGCGATCGTCCGGTTTCTTTTGTACCATCTTCCAGATTACCTGCCGAAGCTTTTCCGGCACTTTCGGATCGGCGATTTTTCCCCGATTCGGTTTGTATTTTCTGAGTAAATGAACCGCCTGCTCGCTGTTTTCCGGATCGAACAACCGCTTTCCAGTCAGCATCTCGAAGAAAACCATGCCCAACGAAAATATATCTGCTCGACGATCGACTTCAGCCTCGCCGGCAAACTCCGGCGCCATGTACGGCAGCTTGCCGGAGAGCACGATCTCCCCTTTTTGCTGACGGGCAAATTTCAATCGCGCGATGCCAAAATCGATGAGCTTAACTTTCCCCTGCTCGGAAATCACAATGTTTGACGGCGAAATATCGCGGTGAACCAATTTGATCGGTTTGCCGGTAAGCGGATTGCGTTTATTGTGCGCATATTCCAGCGCCTTGCACACCTCTTTTACGATGTAAACCGTTAGATTTGTTGGCAGGACTTTTCGGCTTTTCTTGCGCGCTGCCAAAATTTTGCCCAGGTCCATGCCTTCCACATATTCCATGACGATGTAATAGGCGCCTTTGTCGTCCTGCACCAAATCGTAAATATTGACAATGTTAGGATGGCTCAACTTGGCGGCGTTTCTTGCCTCGGAGAGAAAAAGCGCCACATATTCGGGATCATTCAAAAATTTAGGGTCGATGGCTTTGATCGCTATCGGTTTGTCAAATACCAAATCCACTCCGCGGTAAATAACGCTAAATCCGCCACGCGCAATTTGCGACAAAATTTTATATTTTTGCTGAAGTTCCTGCTGCGTATCCCGGGTCATTGGAGATTTCCTTGAATAATAAAGGTTTTTCACAATAATAAAATATAAGGAGAGAAGAATAGATATTTTGCCAAGGCAATAAATGGAAATTTGCAATTTTCATACCATTGAAATTAATGGCACGTAATTTCTTGATTTTAAATATGTTACGTTTTTTGCCTTTGCAAGTCTTTTTAGAAAAATTGTGTTATCTTGATGCAATGTTTCTCAGTTAAACGAAAGCAAAATTTCATGATGGCAACTATTTTTTCTGAATTTAACCTCACAAGCCATTAGATTACGAAATCGGACGGCCAATGACAGAATTGCAAAAGCAGGTGAATTTATTTTCTGGCTCAGTCAAAATCGCTGTAAATATTTCCCAAAAAATTTTTGCAAGAAAAACGAGAATTTTATTGCTTCGTTCGTGTCTGTTTCTTATCTTATGTTATCTGAAAAACAAAAAGGAAAAAAAATGACAGAAAAATCAAAACAAATCCTTTTCTGGCTCCCGCGAATTTTGACCATCTTGTTCGCGCTTTTCATCTCTATCTTTGCCGTTGATGTGTTCCGGGAATATGCCAATTTCTGGAAAGCATTGGGCACTTTCCTGATTCATTTAATCCCGACTTTTTTAGTGATCATCGCGTTAATCATCGCCTGGAAAAGGGAATGGATCGGAACGGTTATTTTTTTCGGGCTTTCAATCTGGTATATGTACATGGCTTACGGAAAATTTCCTTTGGTGACTTATGTCATCATCTGCGGGCCCATGATTTTGATCGCGGCTCTCTTTCTCGTCAATTGGATTTACCGGAAAGAGCTTCGAGAGAATATTTGATTCCAATATTTTGTTACGAGTAACCAAAGAAACGTAGAGGACACGGAGATCGAAATTTAAGAAAAGCAAATAACACCTTAGTCAGATTGAATCTGAACATCCCCCTTCCTTCAAAGGTGAAACCAGAAAATCCCCCTTTCAAAGGGGAAAATCAAAAAAGTCCCCCTTTGAAGTCGAAGATGCGCTTCTGGCGTAGGAGATTTAGGGAGATGTTTAATTGCATGAATAGCATAATTAATATAGATATTCATAATTTGCTAAGTAGTAATAATAATCTTTTTTTAAATATCTCTGTATCTCCGTGGCAAAAAAACTTTTCCTTCATTTTTTCTGTCTAAAATAATAGATCACGGAGGCAACAAAATGAAACGAAACAGCTTTTTTTTCATCTTTTTTGCATTGATTTTCACTGTGCAGATTCATGCTCACACAATTTCTGTCGCCCAGAACACAGAAGTGATGGACAAGCTCAAGCTTTTCGAGACCTGGGTGCAGGCGGAAATGGATTATTACAATTTGTCAGGGCTTGCTATTGGCATTGTGTGCGATAAGGATTTAGTCTGGGAAAAAGGCTTCGGTTTTGCCGACTTGAAGAAAAAAACTCCCATGACACCGAGAACGCTGTTCCGGCTCGCTTCCATCACGAAACTGTTCACCAGCACTGCCATCATGCAGCTTCGGGACGCGGGAAAATTGCAATTGACCGATCCGATCGAAAAATATTTACCCTGGTTCAAAATAAGAAATCGTTTTCCCAACGAACCGCCGATCACCATCTGGCACATTTTAACGCACACGTCCGGTCTGCCGCGGGAGGCGGCTTTCCCCTACTGGACAGATCACAATTTTCCGACATTGCAGCAAATCATCGAAAAACTTCCTCAACAGGAAACCATCTTCCCACCGGAGACGAAGTGGAAATATTCCAATTTAGCCATGGCGCTGCTGGGCGCCATTGTCGAGTCAGCAGCCGGCGAAAAATACGATCAGTACATTCAAAAGCACATTTTGGCGCCGCTCAAAATGAACAACACCAGCATTTATTTGACCAAAGAGCAAAAGAAATCGTTGGCGACCGGCTACGGCATTCGGCTTCCCAATGGGGAACGAGAAGTCATGCCCTTCACTGACGCCAAAGGGCTGACTCCGGCGGCAAACATGACTTCTAACATCGAAGACATGGCAAAATTTGTTTCTTCCCAATTTTTCGAGTCGAATACTCTCAAAAAAGGTCAGTTGCTCAAAGCCAGCACGCTGCGACAAATGCATCGCGTGCAATGGCTGATGCCGAGTTGGAACAGCGGCTGGGGACTGGGTTTTTCCATCCGCCACTACGGAAACCGAACTCTCATCGGCCATGCCGGCTGGGTCGGCGGATTTCGTTCGCAGATTTATTTTGACAAAAAAGCAAAAGTGGGCGTGATCGTTTTTTCCAACAGCGAAGACGGAAGCCCGACAAAATTCGCGCTGAAATTTTTTGACATGATCGCCCCATCCATTGAAAATGCGCTGCAAAAAGAGGAAGAGCCTGTGCCGTTCGATCGCTCCTGGGAAAAATTTGTCGGCACCTACGAAGATCCGTCGCATTGGGCGGAAAA of the Calditrichota bacterium genome contains:
- a CDS encoding protein kinase: MTRDTQQELQQKYKILSQIARGGFSVIYRGVDLVFDKPIAIKAIDPKFLNDPEYVALFLSEARNAAKLSHPNIVNIYDLVQDDKGAYYIVMEYVEGMDLGKILAARKKSRKVLPTNLTVYIVKEVCKALEYAHNKRNPLTGKPIKLVHRDISPSNIVISEQGKVKLIDFGIARLKFARQQKGEIVLSGKLPYMAPEFAGEAEVDRRADIFSLGMVFFEMLTGKRLFDPENSEQAVHLLRKYKPNRGKIADPKVPEKLRQVIWKMVQKKPDDRYYGANGVYQDLVEYLMENSTSVELDEELSDFLEKLDSSTPVAQEKSETLVEKKSATSEEEVSDKRQGETKVSQKSPGNGKSKLSADSISGAAEKKAGDDLDKILTEIETEYAQEKRLGIARTAAGKKAKTDDQVKFARSLKLADPDLVEVAAAETEDDGEKTIIDVVRLSAHKYRKFLKYTALGMSLILLAALTADIYYQLSPLGTAIYTRFFSSKITLVTVPLGARVYLDGQRLSGTTPLTIPPIEPGVHRLTLSLEGFSPISRALHIPREGQLKIAGADAGEKGRTYIFHFKSTIELDSEPPGSIVFVNGAPYPEKTPTTIEWEAGKPLQLVMELPEFGRIEGLTIDIAADTAFFNSADQWTFERVGKIVNKYRVLGKLLKMVQVSTIPESVACLVDGKIVPPEKTGTGYKLALSGGVHEVLFKKEGFNDKLITLDVGKVKIPRLSVVMDRPVQIFARQSGTADTAQVAANVVKFVASGKTYPVDRVTPCKISIPAVDADIFLEKEGFEPLKLIVPADAQSITADLQPTTNPVRIFVRDALTGLPLKNAKIYYRTKPDTAAPEITMGATDKDGIFTGFVPSGEYFFKAEKSGYYNRQLKASVTDSAKIEFKLIIH
- a CDS encoding beta-lactamase family protein gives rise to the protein MKRNSFFFIFFALIFTVQIHAHTISVAQNTEVMDKLKLFETWVQAEMDYYNLSGLAIGIVCDKDLVWEKGFGFADLKKKTPMTPRTLFRLASITKLFTSTAIMQLRDAGKLQLTDPIEKYLPWFKIRNRFPNEPPITIWHILTHTSGLPREAAFPYWTDHNFPTLQQIIEKLPQQETIFPPETKWKYSNLAMALLGAIVESAAGEKYDQYIQKHILAPLKMNNTSIYLTKEQKKSLATGYGIRLPNGEREVMPFTDAKGLTPAANMTSNIEDMAKFVSSQFFESNTLKKGQLLKASTLRQMHRVQWLMPSWNSGWGLGFSIRHYGNRTLIGHAGWVGGFRSQIYFDKKAKVGVIVFSNSEDGSPTKFALKFFDMIAPSIENALQKEEEPVPFDRSWEKFVGTYEDPSHWAEKVMILDKKLYLYGYDYPPEDNPEASLTELFPEGENTFRMTNGNGELVIFEFDKKGNIVRIKKGENYLYPVKK